In the genome of Candidatus Paceibacterota bacterium, the window TCCAGTATCAGCTTCAAATCCTCCGCAATTCCAATCGCCAGCTTCATTGATATAAATATTCTGTGCAGTTAAATTGTTTTTCGTTAAAAATTGTTTGACTAATTTTAAGAGAGCTGGCGTTTCTATGCTTTGGAAGCTGGCTACTAAAGAAATAATTTTATTATTTTTTAGAGTAATTTGAGTTTTACCATCAGTAGGATTTTTTTTATAAATAAACTGACACAATTTTCTCGCCAAATAATGTTCCTGAGGAATATGTGCTTCATTCTCATCGCAAGCGTATCCCACCATAATTCCCTGGTCTCCGGCACCGCCCTTATCTACACCCCTGCTTATTTCGGGACTTTGTCTCACCACTTTTTCTATAACCTGATAGTCACTGGCCTTGTCTCCTAAGAGAGATTTTACAACAGATTGATAATTAATTTTCGCCCGACTGGTAATCTCGCCCATAAAGATTATTTTCCCATGGCCGCCCATCACCTCTAAAGCCACTCGGCTATTTTTATCTTGCCTTAAACAATTATCTAAAACCATATCGGCCAGTTGGTCGCAAATTTTATCAGGATGCCTAGGGCTCACACATTCAGCAGTATAAATTTTCTCCATACTAAATCAAAAAAATAAAATTAATAACGGCAATTAAAAAAGTCACCTTAAAGGCGACTAAATTATATTTCTCTATATTTTATCCTTCCTCTAGGGATAGATTTAGCACTTTATCTTTTAAATCAAACTGATTTAA includes:
- a CDS encoding S-adenosylmethionine synthetase N-terminal domain-containing protein produces the protein MEKIYTAECVSPRHPDKICDQLADMVLDNCLRQDKNSRVALEVMGGHGKIIFMGEITSRAKINYQSVVKSLLGDKASDYQVIEKVVRQSPEISRGVDKGGAGDQGIMVGYACDENEAHIPQEHYLARKLCQFIYKKNPTDGKTQITLKNNKIISLVASFQSIETPALLKLVKQFLTKNNLTAQNIYINEAGDWNCGGFEADTG